Proteins found in one Larimichthys crocea isolate SSNF chromosome I, L_crocea_2.0, whole genome shotgun sequence genomic segment:
- the map7d3 gene encoding ensconsin isoform X5, whose translation MAEGATTLKGLRAQMAAAAQAQAEERRSLAGSSPGPPTNTPAKPQGCKPVIDGAALRIDDRLRVAKERREEADKQHALRESQIMERERKAKLQVERQVEERQKKVEEQRRKEEQKRLAVEEKRKQKQEEEKEHYEAVMRRTLERSQRVEQRQKRWSWGGLDSDGRTGDSDASTSSPVTIVISQASPEKPPRNRQVDKRSTSTMNLKQPSEAGINKRLSSSSATLVKSPDKRLKPRSSSCNRLPSNGNAAQASKEDGKKLQVEQTARRPPASTADGGFLSRLLTPTQASLARSKSAAALSAEGTDAPECHLCPRSASASPLHPPRGPVRSRSIDRQKSGMTTSVSADGALDPSLKDKQLTSPAGQRPASPSTSLGRNRSPSPAPNPAPKRTPSPGTAKQNSKTRPSSPGAMKQRPPSPQPTSAKPPPIQKPALTPTGPPTLRKRDSKSKDLCPVQAMSPQSSDSSKTKDKDDSKSSAGTNSAAEAAKILAENRRLMREQKEREEQLRIQREEEEKLRKEEEERLAEEARLKRVEEEKKLAEERKIKEEEEARLAEEERLRLAEEEAVRQAELQKEREEAEAKALEEAERVRQERDRIMQQNQQERMERKKRIEEIMKRTRKGEQNDLKSDGGEGDKEEGMDQMNSETMSQMDDMAVETYTDECGLSSGEPVEEDKLLGSVNGKPETDDKENNNGMSTEETQAVSPVPKSRLVEGSEFLNEQDSAKVGLVSGLNGKSNQWSFEELIDLNVHSKTPLIKAEDCNQVLINCDGSSDGTRVAFEDKGTPVNPLHSSNQPVEALPEI comes from the exons CTGCAGCTGCACAGGCTCAAGCCGAGGAGCGGCGTAGCCTGGCAGGGAGCAGTCCAGGACCTCCAACCAACACACCAGCTAAACCTCAGGGGTGTAAGCCAG tcaTCGACGGTGCTGCACTTAGAATAGATGACCGACTGCGAGTGGCAAAAGAGAGGCGAGAAGAGGCAGATAAACAACACG CTTTGCGAGAGTCTCAGATCATGGAGCGGGAACGCAAGGCCAAGCTGCAAGTGGAGCGTCAGGTGGAGGAACGTCAGAAAAAGGTTGAGGAACAGCgaagaaaggaggagcagaaacGATTGGCTgtggaagagaagaggaagcagaaacaggaagaggaaaag GAGCACTACGAAGCAGTGATGCGGCGGACATTGGAGCGAAGTCAGCGAGTGGAGCAGAGGCAGAAAAGATGGTCCTGGGGAGGACTAGACTCAGATGGACGAACAG GAGACTCTGATGCCAGCACCTCATCTCCAGTAACAATAGTTATCTCCCAAGCCTCGCCAGAAAAGCCACCAAGGAATCGACaag TGGACAAGCGCTCCACATCCACCATGAACCTGAAACAGCCGTCTGAGGCTGGCATCAACAAAcgcctttcttcctcttctgccaCCCTCGTCAAATCTCCTGACAAAA GGCTTAAGCCGAGGAGTTCGTCTTGTAACCGGTTGCCTAGCAATGGCAATGCTGCTCAGGCCAGTAAGGAAGACGGCAAAAAGCTTCAGGTGGAACAGACAG CTCGCAGGCCACCGGCCAGCACTGCGGACGGAGGGTTCCTTAGTCGCCTGCTCACCCCCACCCAGGCCTCACTAGCTAGGAGCAAGAGTGCCGCCGCCCTGTCAGCTGAAGGAACAGATGCTCCAG AGTGTCACCTATGTCCTCGCTCAGCCTCTGCCAGTCCCCTGCACCCACCGCGTGGACCTGTGCGGAGCCGTAGTATTGACCGGCAGAAGAGCGGCATGACCACCTCTGTGTCGGCCGACGGAGCCCTCGACCCTTCACTG AAAGACAAGCAGTTAACATCGCCTGCAGGGCAACGTCCCGCCTCGCCGTCTACTTCCCTGGGACGCAACCGTTCACCATCCCCTGCCCCTAATCCAGCCCCAAAGAGGACCCCCTCCCCAGGAACAGCCAA GCAAAATTCCAAGACACGCCCATCCTCACCTggtgcaatgaaacaacgtcCCCCATCCCCCCAGCCTACATCAGCCAAACCTCCACCTATCCAGAAACCAGCTCTGACACCAACTGGACCCCCCACCTTGCGAAAGAGGGATTCAAAGTCCAAGGATCTGTGTCCTGTTCAAGCTATGTCTCCACAGTCCTCTGATTCTAGCAAGACCAAAGACAAAGATG ATTCTAAATCCTCGGCGGGCACCAACTCGGCTGCTGAGGCCGCCAAGATCCTGGCGGAGAACCGCAGACTGATGcgagagcagaaagagagagaggagcagctcaggatacagagggaggaagaggagaa gttgagaaaagaagaagaggagcgcTTGGCGGAGGAGGCTCGACTGAAACgcgtggaggaggagaagaagcttgcagaggagaggaagattaaagaggaggaagaggctcGCTTAGCAGAGGAGGAACGGTTGAGACTGGCAGAAGAGGAGGCAGTGAGACAAGCCGAGCTCCAGAAGGAACGAGAGGAGGCCGAGGCCAAGGCCctggaggaggcggagagagTCCGCCAGGAGAGAGACCGCATcatgcagcagaaccagcaaGAACgaatggagagaaagaag agAATTGAAGAGATAATGAAGAGGACAAGAAAAGGGGAACAAAATGACTTGAAG AGTGATGGGGGCGAAGGTGATAAAGAGGAGGGAATGGACCAGATGAACTCTGAAACCATGA GCCAGATGGATGACATGGCTGTGGAAACCTACACGGATGAGTGCGGCCTGTCCTCTGGCGAGCCAGTGGAAGAAGACAAACTCCTGGGTAGTGTGAATGGAAAACCCGAGACGGACGACAAGGAGAATAACAATGGCATGAGCACAGAGGAGACTCAGGCAGTGAG tCCAGTCCCTAAGAGCCGCCTCGTCGAGGGCTCAGAGTTCCTGAATGAGCAGGACTCCGCCAAGGTGGGGTTGGTTTCAGGTCTCAATGGTAAATCCAACCAATGGAGCTTCGAGGAACTCATTGACCTCAACGTCCATTCCAAGACACCCCTCATCAAGGCAGAGGACTGTAACCAGGTCTTGATTAACTGTGATGGGAGCTCAGATGGTACTAGGGTAGCCTTCGAGGACAAGGGAACCCCCGTGAACCCTCTGCATTCCTCTAATCAACCCGTAGAAGCCCTGCCAG aGATTTGA
- the map7d3 gene encoding ensconsin isoform X4: MAEGATTLKGLRAQMAAAAQAQAEERRSLAGSSPGPPTNTPAKPQGCKPVIDGAALRIDDRLRVAKERREEADKQHALRESQIMERERKAKLQVERQVEERQKKVEEQRRKEEQKRLAVEEKRKQKQEEEKEHYEAVMRRTLERSQRVEQRQKRWSWGGLDSDGRTVDKRSTSTMNLKQPSEAGINKRLSSSSATLVKSPDKRLKPRSSSCNRLPSNGNAAQASKEDGKKLQVEQTGRSMKKRSSSLTRVSVGRPQTPAKPDKGTADDEARRPPASTADGGFLSRLLTPTQASLARSKSAAALSAEGTDAPECHLCPRSASASPLHPPRGPVRSRSIDRQKSGMTTSVSADGALDPSLKDKQLTSPAGQRPASPSTSLGRNRSPSPAPNPAPKRTPSPGTAKQNSKTRPSSPGAMKQRPPSPQPTSAKPPPIQKPALTPTGPPTLRKRDSKSKDLCPVQAMSPQSSDSSKTKDKDDSKSSAGTNSAAEAAKILAENRRLMREQKEREEQLRIQREEEEKLRKEEEERLAEEARLKRVEEEKKLAEERKIKEEEEARLAEEERLRLAEEEAVRQAELQKEREEAEAKALEEAERVRQERDRIMQQNQQERMERKKRIEEIMKRTRKGEQNDLKSDGGEGDKEEGMDQMNSETMSQMDDMAVETYTDECGLSSGEPVEEDKLLGSVNGKPETDDKENNNGMSTEETQAVSPVPKSRLVEGSEFLNEQDSAKVGLVSGLNGKSNQWSFEELIDLNVHSKTPLIKAEDCNQVLINCDGSSDGTRVAFEDKGTPVNPLHSSNQPVEALPEI; this comes from the exons CTGCAGCTGCACAGGCTCAAGCCGAGGAGCGGCGTAGCCTGGCAGGGAGCAGTCCAGGACCTCCAACCAACACACCAGCTAAACCTCAGGGGTGTAAGCCAG tcaTCGACGGTGCTGCACTTAGAATAGATGACCGACTGCGAGTGGCAAAAGAGAGGCGAGAAGAGGCAGATAAACAACACG CTTTGCGAGAGTCTCAGATCATGGAGCGGGAACGCAAGGCCAAGCTGCAAGTGGAGCGTCAGGTGGAGGAACGTCAGAAAAAGGTTGAGGAACAGCgaagaaaggaggagcagaaacGATTGGCTgtggaagagaagaggaagcagaaacaggaagaggaaaag GAGCACTACGAAGCAGTGATGCGGCGGACATTGGAGCGAAGTCAGCGAGTGGAGCAGAGGCAGAAAAGATGGTCCTGGGGAGGACTAGACTCAGATGGACGAACAG TGGACAAGCGCTCCACATCCACCATGAACCTGAAACAGCCGTCTGAGGCTGGCATCAACAAAcgcctttcttcctcttctgccaCCCTCGTCAAATCTCCTGACAAAA GGCTTAAGCCGAGGAGTTCGTCTTGTAACCGGTTGCCTAGCAATGGCAATGCTGCTCAGGCCAGTAAGGAAGACGGCAAAAAGCTTCAGGTGGAACAGACAG GCCGTTCCATGAAGAAGAGAAGTTCCTCCCTCACACGAGTAAGTGTGGGCAGACCACAGACCCCTGCCAAGCCTGATAAGGGGACAGCGGATGATGAAG CTCGCAGGCCACCGGCCAGCACTGCGGACGGAGGGTTCCTTAGTCGCCTGCTCACCCCCACCCAGGCCTCACTAGCTAGGAGCAAGAGTGCCGCCGCCCTGTCAGCTGAAGGAACAGATGCTCCAG AGTGTCACCTATGTCCTCGCTCAGCCTCTGCCAGTCCCCTGCACCCACCGCGTGGACCTGTGCGGAGCCGTAGTATTGACCGGCAGAAGAGCGGCATGACCACCTCTGTGTCGGCCGACGGAGCCCTCGACCCTTCACTG AAAGACAAGCAGTTAACATCGCCTGCAGGGCAACGTCCCGCCTCGCCGTCTACTTCCCTGGGACGCAACCGTTCACCATCCCCTGCCCCTAATCCAGCCCCAAAGAGGACCCCCTCCCCAGGAACAGCCAA GCAAAATTCCAAGACACGCCCATCCTCACCTggtgcaatgaaacaacgtcCCCCATCCCCCCAGCCTACATCAGCCAAACCTCCACCTATCCAGAAACCAGCTCTGACACCAACTGGACCCCCCACCTTGCGAAAGAGGGATTCAAAGTCCAAGGATCTGTGTCCTGTTCAAGCTATGTCTCCACAGTCCTCTGATTCTAGCAAGACCAAAGACAAAGATG ATTCTAAATCCTCGGCGGGCACCAACTCGGCTGCTGAGGCCGCCAAGATCCTGGCGGAGAACCGCAGACTGATGcgagagcagaaagagagagaggagcagctcaggatacagagggaggaagaggagaa gttgagaaaagaagaagaggagcgcTTGGCGGAGGAGGCTCGACTGAAACgcgtggaggaggagaagaagcttgcagaggagaggaagattaaagaggaggaagaggctcGCTTAGCAGAGGAGGAACGGTTGAGACTGGCAGAAGAGGAGGCAGTGAGACAAGCCGAGCTCCAGAAGGAACGAGAGGAGGCCGAGGCCAAGGCCctggaggaggcggagagagTCCGCCAGGAGAGAGACCGCATcatgcagcagaaccagcaaGAACgaatggagagaaagaag agAATTGAAGAGATAATGAAGAGGACAAGAAAAGGGGAACAAAATGACTTGAAG AGTGATGGGGGCGAAGGTGATAAAGAGGAGGGAATGGACCAGATGAACTCTGAAACCATGA GCCAGATGGATGACATGGCTGTGGAAACCTACACGGATGAGTGCGGCCTGTCCTCTGGCGAGCCAGTGGAAGAAGACAAACTCCTGGGTAGTGTGAATGGAAAACCCGAGACGGACGACAAGGAGAATAACAATGGCATGAGCACAGAGGAGACTCAGGCAGTGAG tCCAGTCCCTAAGAGCCGCCTCGTCGAGGGCTCAGAGTTCCTGAATGAGCAGGACTCCGCCAAGGTGGGGTTGGTTTCAGGTCTCAATGGTAAATCCAACCAATGGAGCTTCGAGGAACTCATTGACCTCAACGTCCATTCCAAGACACCCCTCATCAAGGCAGAGGACTGTAACCAGGTCTTGATTAACTGTGATGGGAGCTCAGATGGTACTAGGGTAGCCTTCGAGGACAAGGGAACCCCCGTGAACCCTCTGCATTCCTCTAATCAACCCGTAGAAGCCCTGCCAG aGATTTGA
- the map7d3 gene encoding ensconsin isoform X6, whose amino-acid sequence MAEGATTLKGLRAQMAAAAQAQAEERRSLAGSSPGPPTNTPAKPQGCKPVIDGAALRIDDRLRVAKERREEADKQHALRESQIMERERKAKLQVERQVEERQKKVEEQRRKEEQKRLAVEEKRKQKQEEEKEHYEAVMRRTLERSQRVEQRQKRWSWGGLDSDGRTGDSDASTSSPVTIVISQASPEKPPRNRQVDKRSTSTMNLKQPSEAGINKRLSSSSATLVKSPDKRLKPRSSSCNRLPSNGNAAQASKEDGKKLQVEQTGRSMKKRSSSLTRVSVGRPQTPAKPDKGTADDEECHLCPRSASASPLHPPRGPVRSRSIDRQKSGMTTSVSADGALDPSLKDKQLTSPAGQRPASPSTSLGRNRSPSPAPNPAPKRTPSPGTAKQNSKTRPSSPGAMKQRPPSPQPTSAKPPPIQKPALTPTGPPTLRKRDSKSKDLCPVQAMSPQSSDSSKTKDKDDSKSSAGTNSAAEAAKILAENRRLMREQKEREEQLRIQREEEEKLRKEEEERLAEEARLKRVEEEKKLAEERKIKEEEEARLAEEERLRLAEEEAVRQAELQKEREEAEAKALEEAERVRQERDRIMQQNQQERMERKKRIEEIMKRTRKGEQNDLKSDGGEGDKEEGMDQMNSETMSQMDDMAVETYTDECGLSSGEPVEEDKLLGSVNGKPETDDKENNNGMSTEETQAVSPVPKSRLVEGSEFLNEQDSAKVGLVSGLNGKSNQWSFEELIDLNVHSKTPLIKAEDCNQVLINCDGSSDGTRVAFEDKGTPVNPLHSSNQPVEALPEI is encoded by the exons CTGCAGCTGCACAGGCTCAAGCCGAGGAGCGGCGTAGCCTGGCAGGGAGCAGTCCAGGACCTCCAACCAACACACCAGCTAAACCTCAGGGGTGTAAGCCAG tcaTCGACGGTGCTGCACTTAGAATAGATGACCGACTGCGAGTGGCAAAAGAGAGGCGAGAAGAGGCAGATAAACAACACG CTTTGCGAGAGTCTCAGATCATGGAGCGGGAACGCAAGGCCAAGCTGCAAGTGGAGCGTCAGGTGGAGGAACGTCAGAAAAAGGTTGAGGAACAGCgaagaaaggaggagcagaaacGATTGGCTgtggaagagaagaggaagcagaaacaggaagaggaaaag GAGCACTACGAAGCAGTGATGCGGCGGACATTGGAGCGAAGTCAGCGAGTGGAGCAGAGGCAGAAAAGATGGTCCTGGGGAGGACTAGACTCAGATGGACGAACAG GAGACTCTGATGCCAGCACCTCATCTCCAGTAACAATAGTTATCTCCCAAGCCTCGCCAGAAAAGCCACCAAGGAATCGACaag TGGACAAGCGCTCCACATCCACCATGAACCTGAAACAGCCGTCTGAGGCTGGCATCAACAAAcgcctttcttcctcttctgccaCCCTCGTCAAATCTCCTGACAAAA GGCTTAAGCCGAGGAGTTCGTCTTGTAACCGGTTGCCTAGCAATGGCAATGCTGCTCAGGCCAGTAAGGAAGACGGCAAAAAGCTTCAGGTGGAACAGACAG GCCGTTCCATGAAGAAGAGAAGTTCCTCCCTCACACGAGTAAGTGTGGGCAGACCACAGACCCCTGCCAAGCCTGATAAGGGGACAGCGGATGATGAAG AGTGTCACCTATGTCCTCGCTCAGCCTCTGCCAGTCCCCTGCACCCACCGCGTGGACCTGTGCGGAGCCGTAGTATTGACCGGCAGAAGAGCGGCATGACCACCTCTGTGTCGGCCGACGGAGCCCTCGACCCTTCACTG AAAGACAAGCAGTTAACATCGCCTGCAGGGCAACGTCCCGCCTCGCCGTCTACTTCCCTGGGACGCAACCGTTCACCATCCCCTGCCCCTAATCCAGCCCCAAAGAGGACCCCCTCCCCAGGAACAGCCAA GCAAAATTCCAAGACACGCCCATCCTCACCTggtgcaatgaaacaacgtcCCCCATCCCCCCAGCCTACATCAGCCAAACCTCCACCTATCCAGAAACCAGCTCTGACACCAACTGGACCCCCCACCTTGCGAAAGAGGGATTCAAAGTCCAAGGATCTGTGTCCTGTTCAAGCTATGTCTCCACAGTCCTCTGATTCTAGCAAGACCAAAGACAAAGATG ATTCTAAATCCTCGGCGGGCACCAACTCGGCTGCTGAGGCCGCCAAGATCCTGGCGGAGAACCGCAGACTGATGcgagagcagaaagagagagaggagcagctcaggatacagagggaggaagaggagaa gttgagaaaagaagaagaggagcgcTTGGCGGAGGAGGCTCGACTGAAACgcgtggaggaggagaagaagcttgcagaggagaggaagattaaagaggaggaagaggctcGCTTAGCAGAGGAGGAACGGTTGAGACTGGCAGAAGAGGAGGCAGTGAGACAAGCCGAGCTCCAGAAGGAACGAGAGGAGGCCGAGGCCAAGGCCctggaggaggcggagagagTCCGCCAGGAGAGAGACCGCATcatgcagcagaaccagcaaGAACgaatggagagaaagaag agAATTGAAGAGATAATGAAGAGGACAAGAAAAGGGGAACAAAATGACTTGAAG AGTGATGGGGGCGAAGGTGATAAAGAGGAGGGAATGGACCAGATGAACTCTGAAACCATGA GCCAGATGGATGACATGGCTGTGGAAACCTACACGGATGAGTGCGGCCTGTCCTCTGGCGAGCCAGTGGAAGAAGACAAACTCCTGGGTAGTGTGAATGGAAAACCCGAGACGGACGACAAGGAGAATAACAATGGCATGAGCACAGAGGAGACTCAGGCAGTGAG tCCAGTCCCTAAGAGCCGCCTCGTCGAGGGCTCAGAGTTCCTGAATGAGCAGGACTCCGCCAAGGTGGGGTTGGTTTCAGGTCTCAATGGTAAATCCAACCAATGGAGCTTCGAGGAACTCATTGACCTCAACGTCCATTCCAAGACACCCCTCATCAAGGCAGAGGACTGTAACCAGGTCTTGATTAACTGTGATGGGAGCTCAGATGGTACTAGGGTAGCCTTCGAGGACAAGGGAACCCCCGTGAACCCTCTGCATTCCTCTAATCAACCCGTAGAAGCCCTGCCAG aGATTTGA
- the map7d3 gene encoding ensconsin isoform X7, whose product MAEGATTLKGLRAQMAAAAQAQAEERRSLAGSSPGPPTNTPAKPQGCKPVIDGAALRIDDRLRVAKERREEADKQHALRESQIMERERKAKLQVERQVEERQKKVEEQRRKEEQKRLAVEEKRKQKQEEEKEHYEAVMRRTLERSQRVEQRQKRWSWGGLDSDGRTGDSDASTSSPVTIVISQASPEKPPRNRQVDKRSTSTMNLKQPSEAGINKRLSSSSATLVKSPDKRLKPRSSSCNRLPSNGNAAQASKEDGKKLQVEQTGRSMKKRSSSLTRVSVGRPQTPAKPDKGTADDEASASPLHPPRGPVRSRSIDRQKSGMTTSVSADGALDPSLKDKQLTSPAGQRPASPSTSLGRNRSPSPAPNPAPKRTPSPGTAKQNSKTRPSSPGAMKQRPPSPQPTSAKPPPIQKPALTPTGPPTLRKRDSKSKDLCPVQAMSPQSSDSSKTKDKDDSKSSAGTNSAAEAAKILAENRRLMREQKEREEQLRIQREEEEKLRKEEEERLAEEARLKRVEEEKKLAEERKIKEEEEARLAEEERLRLAEEEAVRQAELQKEREEAEAKALEEAERVRQERDRIMQQNQQERMERKKRIEEIMKRTRKGEQNDLKSDGGEGDKEEGMDQMNSETMSQMDDMAVETYTDECGLSSGEPVEEDKLLGSVNGKPETDDKENNNGMSTEETQAVSPVPKSRLVEGSEFLNEQDSAKVGLVSGLNGKSNQWSFEELIDLNVHSKTPLIKAEDCNQVLINCDGSSDGTRVAFEDKGTPVNPLHSSNQPVEALPEI is encoded by the exons CTGCAGCTGCACAGGCTCAAGCCGAGGAGCGGCGTAGCCTGGCAGGGAGCAGTCCAGGACCTCCAACCAACACACCAGCTAAACCTCAGGGGTGTAAGCCAG tcaTCGACGGTGCTGCACTTAGAATAGATGACCGACTGCGAGTGGCAAAAGAGAGGCGAGAAGAGGCAGATAAACAACACG CTTTGCGAGAGTCTCAGATCATGGAGCGGGAACGCAAGGCCAAGCTGCAAGTGGAGCGTCAGGTGGAGGAACGTCAGAAAAAGGTTGAGGAACAGCgaagaaaggaggagcagaaacGATTGGCTgtggaagagaagaggaagcagaaacaggaagaggaaaag GAGCACTACGAAGCAGTGATGCGGCGGACATTGGAGCGAAGTCAGCGAGTGGAGCAGAGGCAGAAAAGATGGTCCTGGGGAGGACTAGACTCAGATGGACGAACAG GAGACTCTGATGCCAGCACCTCATCTCCAGTAACAATAGTTATCTCCCAAGCCTCGCCAGAAAAGCCACCAAGGAATCGACaag TGGACAAGCGCTCCACATCCACCATGAACCTGAAACAGCCGTCTGAGGCTGGCATCAACAAAcgcctttcttcctcttctgccaCCCTCGTCAAATCTCCTGACAAAA GGCTTAAGCCGAGGAGTTCGTCTTGTAACCGGTTGCCTAGCAATGGCAATGCTGCTCAGGCCAGTAAGGAAGACGGCAAAAAGCTTCAGGTGGAACAGACAG GCCGTTCCATGAAGAAGAGAAGTTCCTCCCTCACACGAGTAAGTGTGGGCAGACCACAGACCCCTGCCAAGCCTGATAAGGGGACAGCGGATGATGAAG CCTCTGCCAGTCCCCTGCACCCACCGCGTGGACCTGTGCGGAGCCGTAGTATTGACCGGCAGAAGAGCGGCATGACCACCTCTGTGTCGGCCGACGGAGCCCTCGACCCTTCACTG AAAGACAAGCAGTTAACATCGCCTGCAGGGCAACGTCCCGCCTCGCCGTCTACTTCCCTGGGACGCAACCGTTCACCATCCCCTGCCCCTAATCCAGCCCCAAAGAGGACCCCCTCCCCAGGAACAGCCAA GCAAAATTCCAAGACACGCCCATCCTCACCTggtgcaatgaaacaacgtcCCCCATCCCCCCAGCCTACATCAGCCAAACCTCCACCTATCCAGAAACCAGCTCTGACACCAACTGGACCCCCCACCTTGCGAAAGAGGGATTCAAAGTCCAAGGATCTGTGTCCTGTTCAAGCTATGTCTCCACAGTCCTCTGATTCTAGCAAGACCAAAGACAAAGATG ATTCTAAATCCTCGGCGGGCACCAACTCGGCTGCTGAGGCCGCCAAGATCCTGGCGGAGAACCGCAGACTGATGcgagagcagaaagagagagaggagcagctcaggatacagagggaggaagaggagaa gttgagaaaagaagaagaggagcgcTTGGCGGAGGAGGCTCGACTGAAACgcgtggaggaggagaagaagcttgcagaggagaggaagattaaagaggaggaagaggctcGCTTAGCAGAGGAGGAACGGTTGAGACTGGCAGAAGAGGAGGCAGTGAGACAAGCCGAGCTCCAGAAGGAACGAGAGGAGGCCGAGGCCAAGGCCctggaggaggcggagagagTCCGCCAGGAGAGAGACCGCATcatgcagcagaaccagcaaGAACgaatggagagaaagaag agAATTGAAGAGATAATGAAGAGGACAAGAAAAGGGGAACAAAATGACTTGAAG AGTGATGGGGGCGAAGGTGATAAAGAGGAGGGAATGGACCAGATGAACTCTGAAACCATGA GCCAGATGGATGACATGGCTGTGGAAACCTACACGGATGAGTGCGGCCTGTCCTCTGGCGAGCCAGTGGAAGAAGACAAACTCCTGGGTAGTGTGAATGGAAAACCCGAGACGGACGACAAGGAGAATAACAATGGCATGAGCACAGAGGAGACTCAGGCAGTGAG tCCAGTCCCTAAGAGCCGCCTCGTCGAGGGCTCAGAGTTCCTGAATGAGCAGGACTCCGCCAAGGTGGGGTTGGTTTCAGGTCTCAATGGTAAATCCAACCAATGGAGCTTCGAGGAACTCATTGACCTCAACGTCCATTCCAAGACACCCCTCATCAAGGCAGAGGACTGTAACCAGGTCTTGATTAACTGTGATGGGAGCTCAGATGGTACTAGGGTAGCCTTCGAGGACAAGGGAACCCCCGTGAACCCTCTGCATTCCTCTAATCAACCCGTAGAAGCCCTGCCAG aGATTTGA